CTGTACCGGTTGCTCGGCAGCGAACTCGAACGCATCGGCGCAGCGCCCGAACTGCTCCTGAACGACTGGACATGGGGCGAGCGCGCAACGGGCGGCATGAAGCTGCCGGGCCTGCTGGTGCGTTCGTTCGAGCTGACGTTATGAAGCGGACTGCCTGACTGAAGGGCGTCCCTGCGTGAGGCAGGCGGGCGGGCGCACGAATGCGCTGCGGCCACTTGCCGAGCGGTATGAAGAATCCATCGATCACCCCGTCATTATCTGTTCTTTAGCATCGCTAATCACATGTCGATGCGACGCTAGCGGTTCCATCCACGGACCGCGTCTTTCTTCGTCTTTGATTGTGCAGCGAGACAATACCCGAGACCGCGAGCGGCGCTCTGTGCGCTGGCGCACATGGAATCACGACACGCCTGTGTGCGCCAGCGCACATTCGTCGCGCGTGTTGCGACACTTGCGTCGCGTACTGACCACGACTGTCTCGAGCCGTCGCGCATCGCTGTGCAGTGCCGCGCATAGGCTGGCGGCGTGTCGCTCGCGCAACATGTTCGGTATCGCACGCATCAGACGAATGCGCTCGCAGTGCATGCCGTTTCACCGTTGAATCAAAGATGCGCAGCTGTTGCGACGCACAAGCATGTTCTTTGCTGAGCATGGGTTTGCATCGAATTCGCACGATTATTTCGGTGCCTGAAGCATGGCCTGGAATTTGATTCGTCATGCTTGTCGAGTTCAGCGATGAAACGTTTTTGACGATTTACGGTTTCCTTGCACCGTTGTTTTTGCCGCGGGCCTTTAAGCCAGAAGGAAAAGCGGGGTGCTGGTACGGACTTCGCTATAAGCCTCGCCGCGCAATACGACGAGGCCGGTGCGCAATGCAGCAACCGGCCATCGAAACAAGACGCTGAACTCCACGCCTTTCGCCAGGCCATGCGACGTTGTTACTCCCCATGCACCATTCGCATGGTGCGGGGACTCGCTTTGTCTGGAGGTTGGCATCGACAAGCGAGGAACCATGAAAACCAAACGCTCTAGCCGACACAAGCACGCCGCAGTCAAGGCGACCGCCTTGCTGCTGGTGCTGCTTGCGCGCGACTACTGCGCCGCGCAGCCGACCACTGCGTCCGAAACCACGGGGAAAGTCGCAGAAGGACAAGTCGCAGAAGGCAAGGTAGAAACGGAGCGCGACCAGCTCCGCAGACGCATCTTCGCGGAAGCAGGCGCCGGCGCGGCGCAGCTTGCGCTCCAGGAGGCGCACGCGAGCCGCGATGCGTTCTCCGATCACGATCTCTTTCAGATCGAAGCGCTCGTCGTCGAAACGGAAGTGCATTGGGGCCGTCAGCAGTCGCTCGCATCGGATGAACCCGATCGCCTCGCGCAGACGAAGACGGCGCTCGCGCACATCGACGACATGCTCGCTCGCATGCCTGCATCGGACGATTACGCCGATGTGCGCCGCTCGGTGCTCGTCGAGAAAGTCGCTGCGTTGCAGGGCGTGGGCCGCATGAAGGAAGCGACGGTGCTGTACGAAGACCTGTCGCGCTCGAACCAGCCGATGCCGGCACGTACCTACGCAGCGGCCGGCGATGCGTACACGTACATCGATCAGCCGCGCAAGGCCGCGCCCGCATATGAGCGCGCGTTGCAGACCCCCGTCGAGCCGCTCACGCCTTCCGTCGAACCGCATGCGTTGAAGCGCATCGACGTGCAGGAGGGGCTCTTTTTCGCGTACCTCGATGCGGGCCGCTACGACAACGCGCAGCAACTGCTGAAGGAAATTTCAGCGAGCACGCCGATTCGCGCGGATCTGTCTGAACACCCGGAAGACGTGAACGAAGACTACGGCCGCGTGAAGAAGCTGCAGGCGCAGTACCTGCTCTACACCGACCGCACGCGTGAAGGCGTCGCGGCACTCGACGAGTTGCGTCACGAAGCGCCGTTCGATCCCGCGCTGATCAGCGCTCGCTCCGATGCATCGCTCGTGCAGCAGCGTCCGCATGAAGCGCAAAAGGTCTACGAAGGCACGCTCGTCGATCACCCGGGCGACATCGAAACGCTCGCGGGACTCGGGCGCACCGCGCTCGAACTGAACCAGTACGACCGCGCCGCCGACGTCAACGCAACGTTCTCCGACCGCTTCCCGGACAACAACACGGTGAAGACGTTTCAACGCGACTACGAGGCGTACAAGAGCCCGCAGCTGATCATCGCGGCGAACGGGCAGAAGGGCAATTCGGTTCTTGCGGACAACAACTGGGGCGTCGACACGCAACTTTATTCGATGCCGCTTTTCAACTACTGGCGCGTATTCGCGCACCAGTTCAGCGGTCGCGCGGATACGGGCGACGGCGACAGCGTGAGCCGCATCCGTAACGGTATCGGCGCGGACTTCCGTTTTCATGGCATCGACGCCGCAGCGGAAGTCGATCACTCGACGGGACCGCAGGCGAAGACGGGCGGCGCAGGCAGCCTGAGCTATGCGCCCGACGACCGCTGGCGCTTTTCGGCGGGTGTGGACAGCAACGTCAACACGCTGCCGTGGAAGGCGTATCAGGCAGGCGTGACGGGCCGCGCGGCAACGGGCGGCGTGCGCTACAGCGTCGACGATTATCGCTACTTCGATCTCAGCTACGGCGCATCGCGCTACAGCGACACGAACTTCAACCAGGCGTGGGTGGGCACGTGGTACGAGCGCCTCATCAACACGCCGAGCCATCTCGTCGCGACGTGGGTCGAGTTGAACACGAGCAGCAACACGCTCGCGAATACCGCGTACTTCGCGCCGCATCGCGACATGACGGCGCAACTCACGGCGATGTACCAATGGACGTCGTGGCGCAATGCGGATCAGTCGCTCGCAAACCGCGCTTATGCGACGGTCGGCGGCTACCGGCAAACGGATATCGGCAACAGCATGCTGTGGGAAGTGCGTCTCGAACAGCAATGGCAATTCAGCGCGCACGCGTCGCTCGCGTATGGCATCGGGCTCTCGAGCCAGCGCCTCGATCACACGCGTGAGACCAGCAAGCTCATCTACCTGAACCTGAACGTTCCCCTGTAAAACATCATGGACAAGCTCAACCGTAGACGTTTTCTCGCCTTCGCGGCCGGTCTCGCCGCTGTGCCCGCCGCGCAGGCCCGCATCGCACTCGACCGTCTGCCGCCGCCCGACGCCGACGACGGCCTCACGTTCCGCGTGCTCGCCATTCACGACATCCGCGACGATCTGCGTGCCGATGTCGGCACCGTCGCGGATACGTGCGCGATCAGCACGGCCACGCTCAACACGATCTTCGCTTGGCTGAAGGCGAAGGACTTCCGTCCCGTGAGCGTCGATCAGATCGTCGCGTCGCGCAACGGCGGGCCGCGTCTGCCGCCGCGCGCCGTACTGCTCACGTTCGACGACGCATACAAGAGCCAGTTCACGCACGCGTTCCCGCTGCTGCAGCAATACGGCTATCCCGCGCTGATCGGTGTCGTCACGCGCTGGACCGATACGCCCGCAGGCGACCCCGTGCGCATCAGCCACAAGTCGGTGATGCCGCCGGGCTACTTCATGAGCTGGGACGATCTGCGCGAAATGGCGAACTCCGGTCTCGTCGAAGTCGCCTCGCACACGCACGACATGCATCACGGTGCGCTCGCAAATCCGCAAGGCAACGAGCTGCCCGCTGCAAGCGCGCATCTTTACTACCCGCAACTGGAACGCTACGAGACGGATGAAGAGTACCAGGCGCGCGTGCACGACGACCTGAAGAAGAGCGTCGATATGATTCAGGACCGCACGGGCGTCGCGGTGCGCTCGGCCGTGTGGCCGTACGGGATGTATAACGCAGCGCTGATCAAGGCATCGCAGGCGCTCGGCATGTCCGTGCATTTCACGCTCGACGACGGCCCCAATACGCCCGACGTGCCGCTCACGCAGATTCGCCGGCTGCTCGTCTCGTACGACTGGGACGTCGGCACGCTGATCGCGCAGATGCGTTCGTCGCGTCTGTATCGCGGCGAGCACAACCCCGTCGAGCGCGTGGTCAACGTGTCGCTCGACGAGATCTACGACATCGATGCGAACAAGAGCGAAGAGAAGCTCGGCCGTCTGCTCGACCGCATCAAGGATCTCGAACCGAAGTCGGTGTATCTGAAGGCGTACTGGGATCCCGACAACACAGGCGTTGCGCGCGCGCTGTACTACCCGAACCGTCACATGCCGATGCGCGCCGATCTGTTCAACCGCACCGCATGGCAGCTGATCACGCGCGCGGGCGTGCAGGTCTATGCACGCATGCCGCTCCTCGCCTTCGGATTGCCGACGGGGCATGCGGCAGCAGGGCGTCTCGTCGAAGTCGCTTCGAACAGTCCGAGCGATGCACAACATGGCCGCACGCCGCGCCTGAGTCCGTTCGATCCCATCGCGCGTCAAACCATCCAGGACATCTACGACGATCTCACGCGCTATTCGAGCTTCAACGGTGTCGTGTTCGGTTCGGACGCGACGCTGAATGCGTACGAAGACACGAGTCCCGCCGCGATGGCCGTGTACCGCTCGTGGGGCCTGCCCTCCGACGTCGCGCAGATTCACGCGTCCGACGATCTGATGCAGCGCTGGGCGAAGGGCAAGACCGCGTATCTGAACACGTTCACGAACCAGCTTGCAGAGCGTGTGCGTGCCTATCAGGGCGGCGGCAACGTGCTGACGGCGCGCACCGTGCCTGCCGAAGCCGTGTTCGACGCGAACGCCGAGCGCAATTTCTCGCTGAGCCTTGCGTCGTCGCTCGGGAACTACGACTTCGTTGCGCTGACGGCCGCGCCGCATGCGGCGGGTGAACGCGTGAACGATGCGTGGCTCGATAACCTTCGACAAACCGTGTTGCAGCAGCACGGCGCGGCAGCGAAGACCGTGTTCGAACTGCCCGCGATCAACCGCGACACGCAACAGCCCGTCGAGGCAGCCGTGCTGCGCGCGCAGATGAAGCGGCTCAATGCAGGCGGCGTCGTGCATCTGGGCTACGGGCCGGACGACTTCCTCAAGAACCGGCCGGACACGACCGTGCTGCGCGACGTGATGTCGGTGCAAAGCACGCTGCGATCGAATCAGGGGATGTTGGGCTGAGCATCGCGCGCGGGTCTCGAACCCGCGCGATGCGAGCCCGGACCAGGGGACCACAATGAAAAACGTAATGAGCGTCATCTCGAACTTCGTCTTCTACTATCCATTGCTGATGGCGTATCTGTGGATGGTGGGCGGACTGCTGCACTACCTGCTGATCGAGCGTCGCGACGCAGGGCGCAAGGTCGCGCCGCCGCTGTCGTCGTATCCGAAGGTGTCCGTCGTCGTGCCTTGCTACAACGAGGCCGACAACGTGCGCGAAGTGATCGCGTGTCTCGACAAGCTGAACTATCCGAACTACAACATCATCGCGATCAACGACGGCAGCCGCGACGAAACGGGCGCGATCCTGAACCAGCTCGTCAACGTGTATCCGAAGCTCGTCGTCGTGCATCAGCACCAGAACGAAGGCAAGGCGATCGGTCTGACGACGGCCGCGATGCTGTCGGATGCCGAGTACCTGATGTGTATCGACGGCGACTCTTTGCTCGACAAGGAAGCGATCGGCTGGATGCTGCGTCATTTCCTCGACGACGCCTCTGTCGGCGCCGTAACGGGCAATCCGCGTATCCGCACGCGTTCGTCGCTGCTCGGCCGCATGCAGGTGGGCGAGTTCTCGTCGATCGTCGGTCTCATCAAGCGCACGCAGCACATGTATGGGCGTCTCTTGACGGT
This genomic interval from Paraburkholderia sabiae contains the following:
- the pgaA gene encoding poly-beta-1,6 N-acetyl-D-glucosamine export porin PgaA → MKTKRSSRHKHAAVKATALLLVLLARDYCAAQPTTASETTGKVAEGQVAEGKVETERDQLRRRIFAEAGAGAAQLALQEAHASRDAFSDHDLFQIEALVVETEVHWGRQQSLASDEPDRLAQTKTALAHIDDMLARMPASDDYADVRRSVLVEKVAALQGVGRMKEATVLYEDLSRSNQPMPARTYAAAGDAYTYIDQPRKAAPAYERALQTPVEPLTPSVEPHALKRIDVQEGLFFAYLDAGRYDNAQQLLKEISASTPIRADLSEHPEDVNEDYGRVKKLQAQYLLYTDRTREGVAALDELRHEAPFDPALISARSDASLVQQRPHEAQKVYEGTLVDHPGDIETLAGLGRTALELNQYDRAADVNATFSDRFPDNNTVKTFQRDYEAYKSPQLIIAANGQKGNSVLADNNWGVDTQLYSMPLFNYWRVFAHQFSGRADTGDGDSVSRIRNGIGADFRFHGIDAAAEVDHSTGPQAKTGGAGSLSYAPDDRWRFSAGVDSNVNTLPWKAYQAGVTGRAATGGVRYSVDDYRYFDLSYGASRYSDTNFNQAWVGTWYERLINTPSHLVATWVELNTSSNTLANTAYFAPHRDMTAQLTAMYQWTSWRNADQSLANRAYATVGGYRQTDIGNSMLWEVRLEQQWQFSAHASLAYGIGLSSQRLDHTRETSKLIYLNLNVPL
- the pgaB gene encoding poly-beta-1,6-N-acetyl-D-glucosamine N-deacetylase PgaB translates to MDKLNRRRFLAFAAGLAAVPAAQARIALDRLPPPDADDGLTFRVLAIHDIRDDLRADVGTVADTCAISTATLNTIFAWLKAKDFRPVSVDQIVASRNGGPRLPPRAVLLTFDDAYKSQFTHAFPLLQQYGYPALIGVVTRWTDTPAGDPVRISHKSVMPPGYFMSWDDLREMANSGLVEVASHTHDMHHGALANPQGNELPAASAHLYYPQLERYETDEEYQARVHDDLKKSVDMIQDRTGVAVRSAVWPYGMYNAALIKASQALGMSVHFTLDDGPNTPDVPLTQIRRLLVSYDWDVGTLIAQMRSSRLYRGEHNPVERVVNVSLDEIYDIDANKSEEKLGRLLDRIKDLEPKSVYLKAYWDPDNTGVARALYYPNRHMPMRADLFNRTAWQLITRAGVQVYARMPLLAFGLPTGHAAAGRLVEVASNSPSDAQHGRTPRLSPFDPIARQTIQDIYDDLTRYSSFNGVVFGSDATLNAYEDTSPAAMAVYRSWGLPSDVAQIHASDDLMQRWAKGKTAYLNTFTNQLAERVRAYQGGGNVLTARTVPAEAVFDANAERNFSLSLASSLGNYDFVALTAAPHAAGERVNDAWLDNLRQTVLQQHGAAAKTVFELPAINRDTQQPVEAAVLRAQMKRLNAGGVVHLGYGPDDFLKNRPDTTVLRDVMSVQSTLRSNQGMLG